ACAAATTCATATTTTTCTTCTCCATCTGTCTCCAGAATCATGTAACTGCTCTTTCTTCCTTCCTGCCTCGGAAAAGACAGACTTCCCGGATTTAACACAGTAATCCCGTCTCTTTCTTCAAAATACGGGCGATGGGTGTGACCGAACATAATAATGTCCGCATTTCTTGCAGCCCCTTCCTCCCGAATCTGCTCTGTCTCCATTGAAACATAATAACTGTGTCCATGAGTAATAAACACTTTCTTCTTTCCGATCCAGAACTCTTCTTCCGCCGGAAGATAGGAGAAAAAGTCATTATTTCCTCTTATCATATGTTTTTCACATTCTACAACAGCCTCAATATAATCTTCTCCGCCTTCTACATCTCCCAGATGGATAAACATGTCGATCTCTCCGGCCTCTTTCAGCGCCCTGTCAAGACTTGTATGTCTTCCATGAGTATCACTGACGATCAATACTCTCATAAAATACGCCCTCTATTCTTCTCTCTCTTTTACTTCCATAATCGCACGCATGGCACGAAGTGCACGTCCCCTGTGACTGAGTTCATTTTTCTGTACCGGGTCCATCTCTGCTGTTGTGCAGCCATACTCTGGAACATAGAAAATCGGATCGTATCCGAATCCATGTTCTCCTGCAATCTCATATCCGATCATTCCTTCGATCGTACCACGAACAGTTTCTACTGTACCATCCGGAAATGCCGCCGCAATGGCACAGACAAACCTTGCGGTACGCTTTTCATCCGGCACTCCTTTAAGCCTGTCCAGAAGCATCTGATTCTTGATATCATAGGAAGTATCAACTCCCGCATATCTGGCCGAATAAATTCCCGGCTCCTTATTCAGATAATCAATCTCAAGCCCGGAATCATCTGCCAGAATAATATCATCCGGCAAGTACTTTGCGATTGCCTTTGCCTTAATCTGTGCGTTTTCCTCAAATGTGGTTCCATCCTCTACGATATCAATATCAATTCCAGCTTCTTTCATAGAATAGATCGGCATTCCCAGATCAGCCAGGATCATATGGATCTCTTTCATCTTATTCTGATTTCCGGTTGCAAAAATAATTCTCTTTTCCATCTGTTATTCCTCTATTTCTTTGCTTTTGGCGGTCTCGGTCCCATAAACTGGTAAAAATATGTCTTCAGCATTCCATTGTAGATTTTTCTGTTTTTGTCTGCTTTTCTTCCAAAATAGCGCTCTGCATCTTCATAGCTTGTGATCATATACGCTGACCATGAATCCAGAATACGGAAACTTTCTCCAAAATCAGAGTATAACTTCGGAAGTTCCTTTTTCTCCTCAAGACGCTCTCCATACGGCGGATTTGTGATGATAAAACCGTATTTCTTCGGATGGCGCAGATCCTGCACGGCTCTCTGCTGAAAATGGATCATATGATCCACGCCTGCATCTTCTGCATTCTTTCTCGCCGCTCTTACCACGTCCGGATCAATATCATATCCCTGGATGTCTACTTCCACGTCGTCCTGTATCAGGTCATTCGCCTCATTGACAGCGTCATACCATTCTTTCTTTGGAATCAGATTGGTCCATTCCTCGGCAGTAAAAGAACGATTCATACCCGGCGCAATGTTTGCTGCCATCATCGCCGCTTCAATCGGAAATGTTCCGCTTCCACAGAACGGATCCACCAGGATACGATCTTTCTTCCATGGCGTCAGCATGATCAGTGCCGCCGCCAGTGTCTCTGTGATCGGCGCTTTGCTTGACAGCTGCCGGTATCCTCTCTTATGAAGTGAAACCCCGGATGTATCAATCCCTACCGTGACAATATCTTTCATAAGAAACACTCTCACCGGGTAGGATGCTCCACTTTCCTCAAACCAGGAAATATGGTAGCAGCTCTTCAACCGCTCCACCATCGCTTTCTTCATGATTGACTGAATATCCGATGGACTGAACAGCTTGCTTTTTACCGATGCAGCCTTCGTCACCCAGAACTTTCCATCTCGCGGGATATAATGCTCCCAGGGGATCTGCTTGGTCTTTTCAAACAATTCATCAAATGTAACCGCCTTAAATGATCCTGCCTTGATCAAAATACGCTCTGCTGTCCGCAAAAATACATTCGCTCTGCATACGGCTTCTGCATCTCCATAAAAAGTAACACGTCCGTCTTCCACCTGGGAGATTTCATATCCCAGATCCAGAATTTCTCTTTTGAGCACCGCTTCGAGTCCAAAATGACACGGTGCTATCAATTCAAATCTTTCCATATATTCCTCCATATGTATCCGAATACACGCATTGCGTGTGTCAAATATCTGTACTCATATTACTATAATTCACACGTATAGTAAAGAAGAGGATACGATTCTGCTGCTGTCTGCACACTAAAATCGTATCCTCTTTTTTTCACTTACATGAGTCCCGCTCTGATATTATCTGGCGTTATTCATGTTTTCGCTGGAATTCGTGCCGTTTCTATGGCAGTTTTTCGATGTTGTCTTATTTGTATTTCTGCTGTTTTTACTGTTTCTGTTCTGTTCATCTGCATATG
This window of the Mediterraneibacter gnavus ATCC 29149 genome carries:
- a CDS encoding metallophosphoesterase family protein, producing the protein MRVLIVSDTHGRHTSLDRALKEAGEIDMFIHLGDVEGGEDYIEAVVECEKHMIRGNNDFFSYLPAEEEFWIGKKKVFITHGHSYYVSMETEQIREEGAARNADIIMFGHTHRPYFEERDGITVLNPGSLSFPRQEGRKSSYMILETDGEEKYEFVQHFL
- a CDS encoding XTP/dITP diphosphatase, which translates into the protein MEKRIIFATGNQNKMKEIHMILADLGMPIYSMKEAGIDIDIVEDGTTFEENAQIKAKAIAKYLPDDIILADDSGLEIDYLNKEPGIYSARYAGVDTSYDIKNQMLLDRLKGVPDEKRTARFVCAIAAAFPDGTVETVRGTIEGMIGYEIAGEHGFGYDPIFYVPEYGCTTAEMDPVQKNELSHRGRALRAMRAIMEVKEREE
- a CDS encoding THUMP domain-containing class I SAM-dependent RNA methyltransferase; this translates as MERFELIAPCHFGLEAVLKREILDLGYEISQVEDGRVTFYGDAEAVCRANVFLRTAERILIKAGSFKAVTFDELFEKTKQIPWEHYIPRDGKFWVTKAASVKSKLFSPSDIQSIMKKAMVERLKSCYHISWFEESGASYPVRVFLMKDIVTVGIDTSGVSLHKRGYRQLSSKAPITETLAAALIMLTPWKKDRILVDPFCGSGTFPIEAAMMAANIAPGMNRSFTAEEWTNLIPKKEWYDAVNEANDLIQDDVEVDIQGYDIDPDVVRAARKNAEDAGVDHMIHFQQRAVQDLRHPKKYGFIITNPPYGERLEEKKELPKLYSDFGESFRILDSWSAYMITSYEDAERYFGRKADKNRKIYNGMLKTYFYQFMGPRPPKAKK